A single region of the Chelonoidis abingdonii isolate Lonesome George chromosome 23, CheloAbing_2.0, whole genome shotgun sequence genome encodes:
- the PLOD1 gene encoding procollagen-lysine,2-oxoglutarate 5-dioxygenase 1 has protein sequence MLPQLLLLPGLVLTLLIPEGSCGSKQEENLLVLTVATQETEGFKRFKRSAQFFNYKVQVLGLDEEWRGEDKKAAGGGQKVRLLKSALKEYADKEDLIILVTESYDVLFASGPAELLKKFRQAKSKVVFSAETFIYPDRRLEAKYPPVRDGKRFLGSGGFIGYAPNLNKLVEDWKGLDNDSDQLFYTNIFLDPEKRENINITLDQRCRIFQNLNGALDEVALKFENAHVRARNVEYDTLPVLIHGNGPTKLQLNYLGNYIPRAWTFETGCTVCDEGLRSLTGFKDDVLPLVLIGIFIEQPTPFLSQFFLRLQNLQYPKKRTQLFIHNHEQHHLSQVDTFVKEHGKEYHAVKVIGPEDHVENADARNMGMDLCRQDPDCEYYFSLDAEVVLKNSKILRILIEQNKPVIAPLVSRLGKLWSNFWGALSPDGYYARSEDYVDIVQGRRVGIWNVPYISSIYVIKGSTLRSQLNQGDLFHSGKLDADMAFCHNVRDQRVFMFVTNRHQFGHILSLEDYQTTHLHNDLWQIFSNPEDWKEKYIHENYTLALKGKLVETPCPDVYWFPIFTDVACDELVEEMEHFGQWSTGDNTDSRLLGGYENVPTIDIHMNQIGYEREWYRFLLHYIAPITEKFYPGYYTKTQFELAFVVRYKPDEQPSLMPHHDASTFTINIALNRVGIDYEGGGCRFLRYNCSIRAPRKGWTLLHPGRLTHYHEGLPTTKGTRYIAVSFLDP, from the exons AAAACCTGCTTGTTCTTACTGTGGCCACCCAGGAGACTGAGGGATTCAAACGCTTCAAAAGATCAGCTCAGTTCTTCAACTACAAAGTCCAG GTGCTGGGGCTGGATGAGGAGTGGCGTGGTGAGGACAAGAAGGCAGCAGGAGGTGGGCAGAAGGTCCGTCTCTTGAAGTCAGCTTTGAAGGAATATGCGGATAAAGAGGACTTGATCATCCTTGTCACCGAAAG CTATGATGTGCTCTTTGCATCGGGCCCTGCAGAGCTGCTGAAGAAGTTCAGACAGGCCAAGAGCAAGGTGGTTTTCTCAGCAGAGACCTTCATCTACCCAGACCGTAGGCTGGAAGCCAAGTACCCTCCAGTGCGAGATGGCAAGCGTTTCCTGGGTTCCGGAG GTTTCATAGGTTATGCTCCTAACCTAAACAAGCTTGTGGAGGATTGGAAAGGACTTGACAATGATAGCGACCAGCTCTTTTACACCAATATTTTCTTGGATCCGGAAAAAAGG gaaaatatcaaCATCACTTTGGATCAGAGATGCCGGATCTTCCAGAACCTGAATGGAGCATTAg ATGAGGTGGCTCTGAAGTTTGAAAATGCGCATGTGAGAGCAAGAAACGTAGAGTATGACACCCTCCCAGTCCTGATCCACGGCAAtggacccaccaag CTGCAGCTGAACTACCTGGGAAACTATATTCCTCGGGCCTGGACATTCGAGACAGGCTGCACTGTGTGTGATGAAGGCCTGAGAAGTCTCACAGGGTTCAAG GATGATGTGTTGCCATTGGTTCTGATTGGAATTTTCATCGAGCAGCCCACTCCATTTCTCTCCCAGTTCTTCCTGAGGCTTCAGAACCTCCAGTACCCAAAGAAACGCACTCAGCTCTTCATCCACAACCAT GAGCAACATCACCTGTCTCAGGTGGATACGTTTGTGAAGGAGCATGGTAAAGAATACCATGCAGTCAAAGTGATTGGGCCTGAAGATCATGTGGAGAATGCTGATGCTCGGAACATGGGCAT GGATTTGTGCAGACAGGATCCTGACTGTGAATATTACTTCAGCCTGGATGCCGAAGTGGTTCTGAAGAACTCGAAGATTCTACGGATCCTGATTGAACAGAACAA GCCGGTGATTGCCCCATTGGTAAGCCGTCTCGGAAAGCTGTGGTCGAATTTCTGGGGTGCGCTGAGTCCTGATGGATATTATGCCCGTTCGGAGGATTACGTGGATATTGTTCAAGGGCGGAGGGT TGGGATTTGGAATGTTCCCTACATTTCCAGCATCTATGTTATAAAAGGCAGCACCCTGAGATCCCAGCTCAACCAGGGAGACCTCTTCCACAGCGGCAAACTAGATGCAGACATGGCTTTCTGCCATAATGTCCGGGATCAG AGGGTCTTCATGTTCGTGACAAACCGGCACCAATTTGGACACATACTCTCTCTGGAGGATTATCAGACGACTCATCTCCACAACGACCTCTGGCAGATCTTCAGCAATCCTGAG GACTGGAAAGAAAAGTACATCCATGAAAACTACACACTAGCTCTGAAAGGGAAATTGGTGGAGACG ccctgccccgaTGTTTACTGGTTCCCTATATTCACTGACGTCGCCTGTGACGAGCTGGTGGAGGAAATGGAGCACTTTGGCCAGTGGTCCACGGGAGATAACACG GACAGCAGGCTACTAGGGGGTTATGAAAATGTCCCAACTATTGACATCCACATGAACCAAATTGGCTATGAGAGAGAATGGTACAGGTTCCTTCTGCACTATATTGCTCCAATCACAGAGAAATTTTACCCAGGATACTATACAAAG acgCAGTTTGAGCTGGCCTTTGTCGTTCGTTACAAACCTGATGAGCAACCCTCTTTAATGCCTCACCATGATGCTTCCACCTTCACCATCAACATTGCCCTGAACCGGGTAGGGATAGATTACGAG GGAGGAGGCTGCCGGTTTCTGCGTTACAACTGCTCCATTCGAGCTCCTCGGAAGGGTTGGACCCTCCTGCACCCGGGACGCCTGACCCATTATCACGAGGGCCTTCCAACCACAAAAGGGACCCGTTACATTGCAGTGTCCTTTCTCGACCCTTAG